Proteins from one Limanda limanda chromosome 4, fLimLim1.1, whole genome shotgun sequence genomic window:
- the cpne1 gene encoding copine-1 isoform X1, whose product MAVVIRLQGLPIMAGTMDIRHFFSGLTIPDGGVHIVGGEHGEAFIVFATDEDARLGMMRTGGSIKASKVSLLLSSKTEMQNMIELSRRRFEAGAGAVETAAPTAGNANRQGSTAPIPTVQSGAGGRSGSHGNQGFSNTSALVTAASSIQEPPSHKVIASLANIVHCFPNSYSSTPTITTALASLNAGPPPIPPLPSMPSMPPMPTLPSLPVPPPVSSLPPVPTVSPMSQGPPMPPMSHLSHMSSMPPFNPSLPPPAGLGPGLSLGTPNQMLFNPLSPLASLGLQAHMKAAAAVASGVGIANPDELFVLLQNLPFSCSELEVREFFRGLGVDGARLVRDGQGRPTGRAMVKFFSPQDSFEAVKRGGGMMGQRFIEITPSSERQWASLGDGMMGHAPHNSSKSDHINEFHDHQHRRGNAGSGGRDQRGRSRSPHRQEFCVYLKGLPYEADKKQIKEFFNNLSIVEDSVYIAYGPNGRATGEGFLEFKAEQDHKTALGSHMQYMGTRFIQVQPISRKGMLEKIDSIRKREATQGDGKNQDGLKAPRNCAHITNIPYNISKKDVRAFLDGVGIYEDTLKVLSDTHGNGLGQSIFQLRTEEDARKAERLHRQKLNGRDAFIHLVTFEQMKEIERNPPPQNKRGQRNQNPQGQNQNPHQQTQPSPQQPQINPFAGISGEEFNFLRNTMGNLNNAQFVTPFSAPGNGLAGPPPLPPLAAGLGDVNLGLAPPLVAGLPGASIMESPGFRTGTGGGLSFSQDGLRGLVPFESANRKSSGGGQNRGGSNNNQGRPGGGATGGQQVFSQGADSLRNQPAPGGSNNPNSQRGAAGPTIVKLQNMPFTVTVDEIMDFFYGYQVLQGSVCLQFSEKGLPTGEAMVAFQSHEEAAAAVLDLNDRPIGARKVKISLG is encoded by the coding sequence ATGGCGGTAGTCATCAGACTGCAGGGTCTGCCCATAATGGCTGGGACCATGGACATCAGACACTTCTTCTCTGGCCTCACCATCCCTGACGGGGGAGTGCACATCGTAGGGGGTGAGCATGGCGAGGCCTTCATCGTTTTTGCCACTGATGAGGATGCTCGGCTGGGGATGATGCGTACAGGCGGGTCCATTAAAGCCTCCAAAGTGTCGCTGCTGCTGAGCAGTAAGACAGAAATGCAGAATATGATTGAACTCAGTCGCCGCAGGTTTGAGGCTGGAGCAGGTGCTGTTGAAACAGCTGCACCTACAGCAGGAAATGCCAATCGGCAAGGGAGCACTGCCCCTATACCCACAGTGCAGTCAGGGGCAGGGGGGAGAAGTGGCAGCCATGGAAACCAGGGTTTCAGTAACACCTCTGCCTTAGTGACAGCTGCAAGCTCAATACAGGAGCCACCAAGCCACAAAGTAATtgccagcttggctaacataGTGCACTGCTTCCCCAACAGCTACAGCTCCACACCTACAATCACCACAGCTCTTGCATCACTCAATGCAGGCCCCCCGCCCATCCCTCCACTTCCCAGCATGCCTTCCATGCCCCCCATGCCTACACTGCCCTCCCTTCCAGTTCCACCTCCAGTGTCCTCGCTACCCCCTGTCCCTACTGTCTCCCCCATGTCACAAGGCCCTCCAATGCCTCCAATGTCTCACCTCTCCCACATGTCTTCCATGCCTCCCTTTAACCCCTCCCTACCTCCCCCAGCAGGATTAGGCCCAGGTCTTTCTCTTGGAACCCCCAACCAAATGCTGTTTaatcctctctcccccctggcCTCTCTTGGCCTTCAGGCCCACATGAAGGCTGCAGCGGCTGTAGCCTCTGGGGTAGGAATAGCTAATCCTGATGAGTTGTTTGTCCTACTGCAGAATCTCCCATTCTCCTGCTcagagctggaggtcagagaaTTCTTCCGGGGTCTGGGTGTGGATGGGGCTCGTCTAGTGAGGGATGGGCAAGGTCGGCCAACTGGCAGGGCTATGGTCAAGTTCTTCTCACCTCAGGACAGCTTTGAAGCAGTGAAGCGGGGAGGTGGCATGATGGGTCAAAGGTTCATTGAAATCACTCCCTCCTCTGAGCGGCAGTGGGCCAGCCTCGGTGATGGTATGATGGGTCATGCTCCACACAATAGCAGCAAATCAGATCACATCAACGAATTTCACGACCACCAGCACCGTCGTGGAAATGCTGGGTCTGGGGGTAGGGATCAGCGAGGAAGGTCAAGATCTCCCCACCGACAGGAATTCTGTGTCTACCTGAAGGGCCTCCCCTATGAGGCAGACAAGAAACAGATTAAGGAGTTCTTTAATAATTTGTCTATTGTGGAGGACAGTGTCTACATCGCCTATGGACCCAATGGGCGAGCCACAGGAGAAGGCTTCCTTGAGTTCAAAGCAGAACAGGACCACAAGACTGCTCTGGGTTCTCACATGCAGTACATGGGCACCCGCTTTATCCAGGTCCAGCCAATCAGCCGGAAAGGAATGCTTGAAAAGATTGATTCCATCCGCAAACGTGAAGCAACACAGGGTGATGGCAAGAACCAGGATGGCCTGAAAGCTCCCAGGAACTGCGCCCACATCACCAACATTCCATACAACATCTCCAAGAAGGATGTTCGTGCCTTCCTTGACGGTGTAGGGATTTATGAAGACACCCTGAAGGTTCTGTCAGATACCCATGGCAATGGTTTAGGGCAATCCATATTCCAGCTGCGAACTGAGGAAGACGCCCGTAAAGCTGAAAGACTGCATCGTCAAAAACTCAATGGCCGTGATGCCTTTATCCACCTAGTGACCTTTGAGCAAATGAAGGAAATTGAGAGAAATCCTCCCCCTCAGAACAAGAGGGGCCAACGCAACCAAAATCCGCAAGGCCAAAATCAGAATCCCCACCAGCAAACCCAGCCCAGTCCCCAGCAGCCCCAGATCAACCCATTTGCTGGGATTAGTGGGGAAGAGTTTAACTTTCTCAGAAATACTATGGGGAACCTTAATAATGCCCAATTTGTGACTCCATTCTCAGCCCCAGGGAATGGGCTGGCCggccctcctcctctgcctcccctgGCAGCAGGGCTGGGAGACGTGAATCTGGGTTTGGCTCCACCACTAGTTGCCGGTCTTCCTGGAGCATCAATCATGGAGTCACCAGGCTTTCGAACTGGAACTGGAGGAGGACTTTCATTCAGTCAAGATGGGCTTAGAGGCTTGGTGCCCTTTGAAAGTGCCAACAGAAAATcaagtggaggaggacagaatAGAGGAGGTTCTAACAACAACCAAGGACGTCCAGGTGGTGGGGCCACAGGTGGGCAGCAGGTGTTCTCTCAAGGAGCTGACAGTCTCCGTAACCAGCCAGCCCCCGGCGGATCCAACAATCCCAATAGTCAACGTGGTGCTGCTGGCCCAACAATTGTAAAACTTCAGAACATGCCATTCACTGTAACCGTGGATGAGATCATGGACTTCTTCTATGGCTACCAGGTGTTGCAAGGCTCAGTTTGCCTGCAGTTCAGTGAGAAAGGCCTACCAACTGGCGAGGCCATGGTGGCCTTTCAGAGCCatgaggaggctgctgctgctgtcttggACCTCAATGACCGACCTATTGGCGCTCGTAAAGTCAAAATAAGCCTTGGGTAA